cactgttgcaggcgaacagtagactggtcaaactccgtgttgagactcgtgttgcacagtcagcgtatcagaaaatattttaagtggctgcggttttcgtgacgtcagtatactacatgtgatacgtagagttttctagtgaaacgtcactatcattgatcttgtggtaaccgcatgcggttagttgccacaaatatcgtggcaaacgttacacgagtctcaacacggagtttgaccagtctactgttcgcttGCGAGTCTATGCAGGGAGGGGATGTGCCctcactggtcggtggtggttaATCACATTTAGACACaaaataaccacctcttaggcctgAGGCAAATTTGTGTATTGAATTAAGTTTAAGGACAACCACTTCACAACTATTTTTGGGGAAGATTACTGTACAGATTCGAGGGCGGCTAAATTACTGGGACACACCTCGGTTTCATTGACAAGAGTCTCTAACGTTGTCATCTCCACTTCGGTAAATATCTGCAACTCTGTCGTGAGATTCCTCATCCGTGATAAGAAGTCATGTGACACGTTCAGGCTCTGGTTGAGGATCTCAAGGTACTTTGGTCGCCGTGCCAACTCCTCCGCTCTTTTGAACATTGCCCGTGAGACTTTGCGTAAATCTCGTAGTTTGTCTTTATAAGTCTAATAGAGAGTGAGGGAGATTTTGACTAATCGTAACTATATCATTTACCAaattgcatacatgtaataaaacTCCCATTGCAAATTCCAACAAAAGTTAAGGGCAGCAGCCAAACAACCTCAGCTATGCTTTGGTCCAAGTTGGGCCTGTCACATTATTATCTCATACATGTAAGACGAACTACAAAATACATCTTCCTAGCAAAAGTTATAGACAGTAGAGTCAAAAATTATAGAGCTCTACAGAAATAACTCAATCGTTCTTGTACATTTACACATCCTACACAGAATCACGCTcctcccgcccacacacacacaccacacacaccttggtGTCGGCTAAGTATCCCTCGTCCTCCATCCACTCTCCGGCCTCGCTCAGCACTGTTAATACGACTTCCCTCTGCTCTGCTGTGGAAACGGCCACCACTGAGTCGGCATACATCAAGTCCTTGGTTTCAAAGATGTGAGACTCGAGATTGTTATGAGCCACCTCATTGGCCGCTTTGTCGTCGTCACGACGCTGAAGAGCGTCCAACCTAAGAGGGGGGGTGTGCATTCAACTAATATATGTACGGGTAATTTTCGCTGGTGAAAATTTTCGTACGAACGACCCATTTGAATgatcgtacagctcaggatagtgacattGAATCTCGGATTTATgcttttcgtatgatgctcttcaatacgaaaatttcaaccatacgaaaataacccgctatacggtattgtaaATCTTCTTGCCAATTCAGcccaataccatggattataaaTAGCCCACGGATGGTTCAAGGCCGAATGACTCCTgccaaattttggatttaaacacacgatttgaaaggtctctttctaagctttcagatcACAGAAAAGGAATTTTTGTTTGCTGGGATTAGCCACCACTTTGAAAATTCTGGGCACATCGAGTACTGTAGACGATGCAAGGATAGTAGCTATGGATACACGTAACTTACTTATCCATGTAGATCTTCACTGTTCCATTGGAAGGCGACAACAGATCGAGTTTTGTCACCTCTGCCGTTAGATTTACTTTCACCATGCTGTCTTTAGGTGGggtcttctttttcttttttgatttaccccccacagtgccgTTTTTAGGGGGCGTGGTCTCGCTACTGGTTGTGTTTGCATCGGTATCTCCGACAGGGGGCGGTTCTTCTGACTCTGGTGACTCCTCCCCCTTTTCTGGTACCTCTTCATCGCTTCCAGGGTCTCCTTCGTTGTCGTCGCTGTCTTCTGTTTCTTTCTTTGGTTCCTCCTCTGAATCAGTATCGGCACTTTCTTCTTCACTCTGAGAGTCGTCTTCGCTTGTGTCGTCGTTTGtttcctcctcctcctcttcTGATTCCTGAGAAAAAAAAATTTGAAAATATAAAACAagatgcatataattatgagcctGTGCCAACAAACAACGATGACGTGCTTGTAGACCACTGAGCCGTTAAGGCCACAAAGTTTTAAATTTTGCTCCAATTAATTTATGGTAATTACTGTAtggcgggtaattttcgtgggggtaaaatattcgttattttcgtgggcaagctgacctccacgaaattttaacgtaggcgtggcttaccggaacgtaggaatgcagtgcaagGCAATGAGACTAAACAAAATGTTGACTTACGAGTACCACcgtttttcgagttgaacgaattttttaccccacgaaaattacccgctatacgatattgtGTACATGATTGAACAGTGATAgttacacaataatattataattatatacagtatacctCTTGTTGTACTTCTTCCTGTTCACTTTCCTTCGGCTGCTCCTCCTGATCaccagtgggtgtggtctcaccaGTGGGTGTACTGTCATCACCGTCGGTGGTGTTACTATCATCCATCTTATCCTCTGGAATAGGTGTGGTCTCAGTGGATGTGTCCATTGTCTCAGCTTGGGGCTCTTCTTCGCTACCTCCAAAGAAACTCGAGAATGCATTACTCAATTCTGTGCAGGAGAAATAGATgtaacaattaattttaagaTAGTGGGTctctgattggctggagatcatgtgatcagcactaagATATGAAAGGTCTAAAACGTACAGTGGAATGTCCAAGATAAAGGAGCATTAAAAAAAATACTTCACCCCACCCCATCAGTACATACAACCGGATAAAGTTGATGCTTCCTACAGTTTATTTATAGACGTACTTTACTAGTTTTCTATTTAAGCCTCAAGTGAAGTACATTCTTTTCCTACACCccgacacacatacacccactcactggaCAAGGTTGACTGCTCATCAGGTCTCATGTTTTCAGGGTACTCAAATACACACTCtgcctgtgtggtgtgtgtgtgggtggtgtgtgtgcgtctcAGGCTAACTCGGACACACACTCAGAAAAGAAGATTGAAGCATACAAAATTAAATTTAACACATGATGCAACAAGCaagaaactacatgtacatgcaagtcTGTTACCATAACAACATGCAGCTAAGCTTTCGACAAAGTGTACAGTTACCATAGCAACATGGCCTCACGTACATTATCTAGAGAGAGTATCCCACTGTCGTCCATTCTGAAGTGTGCTTTGATGCCTTTGTTCTCTCCCTGTGTGTTGGCAGCCATTGCTTCTCTCACACCAGCCAGGTACACCTCGGATATGTTCAGTCGACCAAGGTAACTATAGGGAGAGAGGGGTCAGGGATCTGGTAAATTAGGGCTATAAGAGGAGATTATGTTTACTAGCTAGGTACACTTCTGTCTAccaaattatttttattggcGATTGATTTTAGCAACTGCATTGAATTGCCAAATTCCAGTTCTAGCATTCGAATACAAACCTATTGTAAAGCACACCCACCTCTTCTCGTCTGGTGACAGGAAGTCCAAATCACCGTAGAATACTTGAAACGAGAAATCTTCAGAATAGCGATTAAACGTGAGCACTTTCTTCTGTGGGTATCCGTTGCTGCGATGGAACAGAGTCCTTTTCACAACCTTTGTGACCTCTTCAGGCTCCTCCCCCTCCGCTGCCTCTGTGCTACTCACTCGTGTGAATGCAACCTGAGAGTAACACAACGATACAAAAGTTATAATTAAGATATGGAACAGAGAAAGAAATGACGACCATTTTTTACAATACCGGAGCTCATTTATTTATGGGAGAAAGAGCGTCTAACtttaacataataattatacaaggcCTACGTTACGTAATTGGTGGTAAAATTGCATTTCCTTATATGGAAAGCCACTAATAGCTTGCAAACCGCATTGTATATAACATGTGCAGATTCAACTTCGCACTCTGCAGATTATTATGGCAACGTGGTCATATATAGCCATACACTAGTAATAATCTTTTTAGTAattgtacaagtatatatacatagacactccccacacacgcccactccaccccacacacacccacgcacttGTATCGGGAAGACTGTTCCTTCCTTGACGATGAATTTCTTGACTCTGAATAGTTTAGAGTGAGCAGCTGCCTGGTAGACTGCTCCCATGGCAACAGCCTCGTCAGTGTTTAGACTTTTACCGAGATCAgccctgagtgtgcgtgtgcgtgtgcgtgtgtgtgcgtgtgtgtgtgtgtgtgtgtgcgtgcgtgtgtgtgtgtgtgtgtgtgagtgtgcgtgagtgtgtgtgtgtgtgtgcgtgtgtgtgtgtgtgtgagtgtgtgtgagtgtgtgtgtgtgtgtgtgcgtgagtgtgtgtgatatgtgtgtggGGTTATAACAGAGCAGTACGTAGGACTGACATATCTGAATTGTATTTCCAAGGGAGATGAACACTACAGCAAACAAACAAGTTTTATAcatttagtataattatgactttatttagaatattttgcgggtgaaaaacctttgcgaatgagccaaatcagaagaaaatttgaccctttgcgatcaactattgcgttctggcaaggatcatgtgtatttactatgtatacatccacccactccacccactcacttgtTAACGACCTGTAGCAGCGTCTCCTGCACTTTAGGCACAC
This is a stretch of genomic DNA from Halichondria panicea chromosome 1, odHalPani1.1, whole genome shotgun sequence. It encodes these proteins:
- the LOC135352205 gene encoding hypoxia up-regulated protein 1-like, which produces MEPRILCVCLLLSFLAVSSQAAVISIDFGGEWVKVALVKPGVPMEIVINKESKRKTASIVSLRNDERLFGDAALHSAVKHPKSSYRYLQLLVGQKYNSPLVDMYKRWFPWYDIVKDEETGMVLFQHNADTVYSPEELIAMIFNHSRQSAQSFADNTPIRDVVITVPAFFSQAQRQVILRSAELVGLNVLQLMSNNAGAALNYGVFRQNSFNTTAQYVMFYDMGALSTTATVIEYRRAQVKEGTVANTYPQLAVKGTGFDRTLGGLQIELRLRDHLAAIFESQKKTTGSVYDSPRAMAKLLKEAKRVKQVLSANIDHRAQIEGLLEDVDFKAQVTRGDLEELSADLFERVGGPIQQALDAADMTMDEIDSVILVGGGTRVPKVQETLLQVVNKADLGKSLNTDEAVAMGAVYQAAAHSKLFRVKKFIVKEGTVFPIQVAFTRVSSTEAAEGEEPEEVTKVVKRTLFHRSNGYPQKKVLTFNRYSEDFSFQVFYGDLDFLSPDEKSYLGRLNISEVYLAGVREAMAANTQGENKGIKAHFRMDDSGILSLDNAECVFEYPENMRPDEQSTLSKLSNAFSSFFGGSEEEPQAETMDTSTETTPIPEDKMDDSNTTDGDDSTPTGETTPTGDQEEQPKESEQEEVQQEESEEEEEETNDDTSEDDSQSEEESADTDSEEEPKKETEDSDDNEGDPGSDEEVPEKGEESPESEEPPPVGDTDANTTSSETTPPKNGTVGGKSKKKKKTPPKDSMVKVNLTAEVTKLDLLSPSNGTVKIYMDKLDALQRRDDDKAANEVAHNNLESHIFETKDLMYADSVVAVSTAEQREVVLTVLSEAGEWMEDEGYLADTKTYKDKLRDLRKVSRAMFKRAEELARRPKYLEILNQSLNVSHDFLSRMRNLTTELQIFTEVEMTTLETLVNETEEWLSGMLEQQEATPPYEDPVLLSYDLQERTKRLDREVMYLFNKLRTHPPPKPKIIPTKDNSTKSTTDDKVVVDDDSDVEAASDEEDEPLKTESEDTTTTQEPLDESLEEPATDDDDVTDDDDVTNDDVTEDDQKHGEL